The following DNA comes from Poecilia reticulata strain Guanapo linkage group LG5, Guppy_female_1.0+MT, whole genome shotgun sequence.
TATCTACATTCAAGGATTAGTTttcctttgtttaccttttaaTGATTAATTACTGTATCCATTTCTtctaattatttaactttttcatgttgGATGTGAATCAGTCCAACCACAACCCACATGCTTTTGCTAGCTGGACTTGAATATAATGTTTACCCCTTGTGTTTACAGCACACTGACACAAAGCTGGTTGATTTTTGCTACTTGTCTTTCTGATCACCACTGTGTTCCAAATCATGGGACAGGAATCTGTAGAAATATGCAAAAGTGTATCAGAGTTGTAATGACAGCATTGTGATAATCCATTGTCAGTTGTGTAATcactatttatatttttagctaTAACTTTTTGATAAGTGAAAGTGGGTTAATTCTCTTGATCAATAACATGAATTGAATGTGCTGTTGACGTGAACTGATTAATGAAATCAAATGGTGAACTTTCTCGTTAATATCTCTCTTCTTGCTCCTCCTACAATGCCCTACACACAGCTTAACTATTCCCAAAGTTCTGCTTCTCAAAAATTTTGAATATTACATagatagaaacaaaataaaattgattgttAATACAGGAATGTCAACATACTGAAAAGATTGTATGAGAACATCTTCTAATAAATTAGTTTCTAGTGATGGAAATGTAATTTGGGTTTAAACATCTAAAGACTTAATTATCAAGGAATAGCTGGtatttaatggatttttttatatatggtaaaatatttcttaatttgaaaTTGAATGTAAAATTTGCCAAGGAAATCAATttgatttgactttatttaaacGACAAATCAYCATCATTATTTGAGCTCATTTAAAAGATTACACAAAGTAAGTCGTTCATAAAGGAGCGACTCAGGAACCAGTTAGTTTTTTCATGACTGGGGTCGATTTTCTGTGTGACACATGAGTCGCAACCTTTATTTGTGTCCCCTCTCGGTCTCTCGGGTTCGATTGAAAGTCATGGCAGGCCCTGACCTGATAAGAACTGTCCTGTACACGATCAATAACCTTTTACAACAGGAGAAATACAAAGCCGCCTTGGCTGTTGTGAAGGGATTCAGGAACGGAGCTGTGTGAGTAAAGCACAAGCAGCTGGCTAGCTTAGCCGCGTTAGTTATACAGCTGCAGCGTTTAATCTTCGATCTTTACATCCCATACCGAGTCGAAGATAGCCATGATAAATTATGCTTGCAGTAGCAGTTACtgttattttacttcaaatcaGGTGTGTTTCAACTGAGtgaatcatgtttgttttagataTGGAGCAAAGATCAGAGCACCACATGCCCTGGTCATGACATTTCTGTTTAGAAGTGGCAGGTCAGTCACTGATGTGAACATTTACTTCATTTACTTACAGCGTTGTCTATTTTGGGTGTGAACACATTGAATGTATTCCCATTGTAGTTTAAAAGACAAGCTTCGAGCCATTTTGAAAGCCACATACACCCACTCCAGGAACCTGGCCTGCTTTGTGTTCACATACAAAGGACTGCAAGCCTTACAGCAGAAGATCCAAGGAAAGAGTCTCCAGAGCCACTCCTTCCTCGCTGCCTGTGTTGGAGGATGGCTGGTGTTTGGAGACAACAACAATATCAACAGCCAGGTAGAGTATGGTGTTTTGTAGGTCAGGAgtgtctggggaaaaaaaactgttaaaaactgCTTAATAAAAGTTTCCTTATCTGCCGCTCTGTGTTTGGGTCCATAAAACTTGTTCAAAATctatgtaaaaatacaaaaaaaaagtaattcttgCAACTTTAAACTTAACCgggaaaaatgtataaagtatttttatgagggagaaaaaaaatacttatttagcctttttattaacaaacacaagtcctaaaaaaaatcagttactAATTCTAATGATACTTGCCATACAATTTTAAGATCTGCCCATTAGTGCATCTCTGTGCATCTTGGACGTTTTGACAATCTGACTAGAATATGTACAGATTAAAAAACCTATTTCCTATGTCCTGAACCCAATGGGACACAACCCACTCACTCATGATTGTACTGATATAGTCCAAACTTTGACTTGTTTCTCTTATTCCTTTCCCCATCCTTTAAAGTTACAGATTCTATCTGTTTTCTGGGGCCGATTGATTTCCTGTGTTTAacagtttcttaattttttactttatcactTCAGATCAACATGTACCTGCTGTCCAGAATCCTATTCGCCTTGTCTCGACTGGCTGTCGAAAAAGGAGTCATCCCTGCGCCCAAACAAGACCCTTTCCCACTCTTTGCCACGCTGGTGTGGGGAATCGTGTTGTGGTTGTTTGAGTATTACCCCCACACCCTTCAACCCTCCCTTCAGTCCTCCATGAATTATCTTTATCATGACAGCAATGTGTGGCATGACATCTCAGACTTCCTTGTTTATAATAAACCAAGGATTGCTGGATCTTAGAAATGACGTTTTATGCATTTCCCTGTACTGATTTATTTAGTCTTTCTGCTAATgattgtataaatattttgttaataatcaaacatttttttgttaattgttgcattttttgaCTCTTGATATGACACTGTACTATGACATTTAatgaacactttttattttattttgtgatttatgcAAAATTTGATCATGATTGCAAAGCACTACGTTCATTTACTGTATTCACACTGTTCTTGTATGATTATATTTTTGGGGAAGTTTTCTCTTAAGTCcagaatttgtttaatttttacattttaataatattaaaagaaaaataattatgatcGTTGCTTATTTGTTAAGttttaggaataaaatgtttgataaaatatttaggaGTATTACACATACTCAATACTCTGTAATGTTCAGTGTTTTGTAGTGAAATTCAACAACCTGCTAAAATGAAACTTACATAGCCTGACTCAGTCACAAATGGATGACCCcatttatttatggaaaataaacaaatggggttcattttaaaaatctgaaaaactaaaTTGATGAAAGACACAAACAATATGTTCAATGGGATAAAACCAAAATGATGTCTAAATGCCATTTAAGGACCATAAAAGCACACAAAGCATGTATTTGTGCAATACAATTTTTGCAACTTCTGACAATTTAGGATATTTTGGTCAAATATAAATACACCTAATTTATAACTAAAAACTTTCAAGctattttctgctgcttattTCATGTCTCTAAAGTGATAacacaaagttttcattttaaaaacatatcttGATGTTTGGACATTCAAACTCCTATTCATATGTCAAGGTGGAGGTTCTCTCCAAGTGGTGGTTTGATTTTGCATTAGTGTACTTCCTCATGACACTTCTGACTCAAGAAACTACTTGTTTACCATGAATGATGCCTCTTAAGAGACCCCACAGGTCCATCAGCTGGCACTACTTAAATACGCTTTTTATCTAAGTGCCTTTAGGGAGCTTGGGACATTTTGAAgtgttattttattgtgttgccATATATGACATTGTGTAATGTGATTGTTATATATTTTGAAGTCTCTGAAATTTATGTACAGTACTTTATTTAGTTGAACTAGGTACTTgcattgttttttatatatataaaaataacatacgCATTGGACATTGTGCAAAGACCAAAaggatatttaaatttgaagcaCCAGAACCCacattttgcatgatttttagACATAAACAATCCCTCATAGTGCTGAATGTTCGCAACAACTGTGAACTCCTGCAGGTAGCATTCAAAAACTGGGCGTGCATTGGAACACATATACTGAACAGATTTATGTCTACTGCCTGAAGGTGTGTCACGGTTGTACAGTGTTAAATGAGGagtgaaaaaaacatcatgtttcAGCAAAACCTGTTctgtatttatctttaaaatccTGGATAATTGTTTTTACAGCCTTGCACTAACCACTCTGTCATGCATCCAGCCTTAAAGTATCAttggttaaaagaaaagaagtacAAATAGTGTGTGTGCAAACAGTAATTATCTTCCTAAAACTTTCTTCTATTGATAATAACAACAACTACGTGCAGCTATACTCAGACATACCTAACACTTTATTGTCCCAGACTGTCATGTCTGATATTATACATAACAATTAAACTTGACATAACTCACTCGATTCAATACTGTTATGATCTGTTTAGCTGATATAATACGAAGGGGACTGGCTTGTCTCTGCTGTTAGACTACTGAATAAGTCAAACACCAATTTTGAAGTGACTATAAAGTTCAGCCATTGCAGGTAGATTCCTTTAAGACATTTTTGACTTAAACTTTAGGCCTTTAAGCTTTGACCGATTTTCCTGCTTCATATATACACTTGCTGCTATAGTCGTAGGTTATTGAATCAGATCCTGTCTCACACACTCTGTGCAGGACTAGAGGTGACTGATTGGGGAATGTACATTCCATATTTCCCTCATAGGTTTGGACTCAGTGGATACAATTAAAACACACCTAGAGgcatttttttccaagaagCTGTATGTTAGACTTGGGTTTTTATGATTGGCATTCATGAATATTGTGTTTCTTGTATTGTacaataatgtatattttactTGGCTCCCCTTTGTAAAGGAATCCATGTCATCCGTCTATGAAAAGGTGCTGTATGATTTATTGATGAACATTTGGAATTGATGTATTGGATGAGAAAATAATTCATCTCCCACTTCATCTTCCTAATGGACCCCTGAAGGTTTTTAGTGAAAAATAACGAGAATGCTCATAATTTCATCGACATCAGTTCCATTAAACTGCCTTAGATATTTCTATTTGGCGATTCTCAGTTCTGTTTCTGTGCCTAACTTAACTTCTGTAATCATGAACAAAAACTTccagtttcttcttttgtctttagctAACCACCATCAGTATGTGGATGTCTGATTAAATGGGTGAATGGCTGAATGTGGTATAAAACACTCAGACTTAAAGTACTGTACAAATGCAGTCTGTGTAACATTTAGCATCACCTTCCTCAGCAAAGTTTTGTGAGATTTTAGCGCGGATTTGATGCTTCTTTTGGAAGAAAACACGTATTGTGTAGAGTACATTCTGGAAACTGCTCCATTTCCTTGAGCTTTTTACAACCTGATTACTGATTCAAAGATAGTTTGCCGCTACATTGAAGATTGCGTCAGCAGTTAAACTTGTCTTTTAATTGAACACAGGGAACATTTCCAAGTCATTAGAGGAATTTGGAACTTCTTGTCTCAATCAAATTTGTGTCACGGGATGTTGCGGTTTGGCTGCCAATAATTATAGTGCCACTGACGTCAGCTGAGTGTGAGATTGTACCGTTCCTCGTGTTTGTCCCAGAACTTGTTCGATGTGTCTGACGGAAGGGACGGCATGTACAATTTTACCATTAGGATTATTCTGCTCATCTGTGTCAGTTTAGTTAAGTTGAAGTTTTTGACCTAGAAATGCATATATCAGATGTTAGCAGTTTTATCAGTGCTATCAGATCtttgaggttttaaaataaaaacaaaatatttgtgacattacaatGACTTATGACATTACACTAACTCCCTGTAGctctttaaaatactgttgttagttaaTGACTCACTAAGCAGCTTAGCAGCATGATATATTgagaccactcaggtcttctggttctggttctagtctGCTCTGTgtctccagaaccagagccaaacaaggagaagcagcattcagcttctatgcaccacaaatttggaacaaatttccagaaaattgtaaaacaaccaaaacactgagctcctttaaatctagactaactCCCCCACCCCCTTACtcattatatattttgttgtgtAAAGACTGCACTTTACATTGTAATGTTTCAAGTGTtgatttttgtggttttttctgatttaaagctttttgaacagctttgttgttgaaatgtgctttgcaaataaactttgattgaAAATTAGCTTtctgtaaaagttaaaattgatcaaaataaaaaaaaacacaagtaataaaaacagtttgcCTCATTTTACTcgttaaatatattaaaaaaagaaaactcaattATGAATCAAATATAAGCATGAAATGAGATCAGATATTGGAAACAGTTATTGAAAAATAGTATATGTGTAGGTGGcagagacatttcaaaatagCCTACAAACGTCTGCGATCTAAtcagaattaaaacattttttacaatgttATTTCATCTTTCAAATAGACATTCCTTAAgttaaaacatctgaacatcTGTAGCTCCATATTTGGGGGCAAATTCACATTAAATGTGCCCGTCAACTGTAACACTATGTTTCATGTCACAATAAGGTGATATGGAGAGAATGGCATGAGTTTGAGTTGACACTCACTGTTCAAAAATGCATCCCACCCCTCTCAATGTGCGTGCTTATTAGTACCAACTGCATCTCATGAATTAAACTTGTgaaaccagttttatttttttgtgttttttgtggaaGGTAGGCATCTGCGTCACTGAACAATTACCTATAATCAAACTCCCACGCTTGTGTTAAGCAATGTCCTTACTTGGCAGTTTCCTCTCTAAGGATTGTGTTGATAGTGCCATAAGAGTTAAGAAAATACTGATTATGCATGACTGactttgtaatgtttgtaatGTACATCCGGTTTGCAATGGACGTCCAAAAATAACCTCTAACATAAAGTAAATGGGCTTGACGGTCCTAATTACTTACACTTTAGAGTTGTAAAAATTGGATATCAGTTTGCAAGTCTgaatacatttaacattttctctaaTCCCCACAAAGACACAATTATACATGACATTGACAAAGAGCTGTGTAAAGTTTGCAGAAGGAGTCAATGTGAGACTTTAAATCCCAGGACACTAAAATGTGGAACATGGTGGTGCAAAATGCTGCTGTTTCACTTTGAagaagaaattcagaaaaattctTATTGATTGGAAGGGTCTATTGAGAGCAGTCTATCTAAAATAAtcagcaaaaatgtgttttattaatagCATTATTAgctaatggtaaaaaaaattttgcaaaTCTGTCAAGTATATTTCATTTAGGcaacatttatttgcttataGTCAGTGTCTGCAGtgtgtctccttttttttccatgtttgggTGGAATTCACACGCTAACAGACTTTACCCCTCCCTTTATTCTCTACAGATAATGTTCCAAATCATTGCAATACTGAATTGTTATCTTGCAGCAGATATGTAAATAAAGACTGCATGGTGaaacagttggtagcactgttgccttgccgTAAAAAAGTCCTGGGTTTGAAGTCTTTCTCCTTAGACTTTGCATGTTCTTTCTGTGTATgggggttctctctgggtactcccaCTTCCTCTCACACTGTAAGAACATGACTGTCAGCTTAATTGGTCTCACTGTCAgcttaattggtctctctacaTTTTCAAACTAGATWACATACAGGAGgtctataaacaaaaacataattttaaaaatcctaatttaaaaatattctgtttatatatgtttaatgttttaagaTCCAGATTAAAGCTGTTTATTGGTGCATCAAAAGTGGATTCTGTAATAAACTATataaataatcagttttaatcGTTTTTTGGAAGTATTGGtatatttcacaaattatcATCAGTCTTTCAAAATTATATCCATATgttaaatacttttcaaaaatagCATACCTATGGTGTCATCAGGTATATAAATATGCATAAGAAAACTTCacatacctaaaaaaaaaagtcaaataagtTAAAGGTGTTTAGTTCTCTTCAATTAACACAAACTCCTTTGCCTTAGGTCTCGGTGTATTGTaacattcagaaacatttcacaCGAGCCAAACTACTTACATACCTCAATGTTCTTTTGTCAGATGGGTGAGTCTGTGTATTTTGCAAAGTGAAACTGTGAAAATGGCACACAACTGCGTGAAGGGGAGTGTCATATTGTGGCTTGTTTTTGGTACTGCATGACCTGAAAGCCTTAGCAACAATCAAGGAAAACCAGCTCCCTCTCTGAATGTATCCAATAAATTTCTGGCCAAGGGAGGAGCTAAGCTCTATATAATGGGAGGAAACCTCTGCAGCAGCACATTGCATtgtttccagacagacaaacagacacaTGGAAGGTGAgatttgtctgaaaaaaaagctgtcactctatttctcttttatttctgttttcaatctGCATTTATGGTGGTTATTAACTGacgtttgtggtttttgttgcaGACTTGGGCATTCAGCATGTCAACCTGGAGCTGTCTGAAAATCAGCAGCGACACAGGACGCATGGCTTCAGAAACTCTAAAGAACTGGTGGTGCGAAGAGGGGCCCCATTTAATATCAGCATTAAGCTAAAGGGTCGACCCTTCAACCCCCAGACGGATTCTCTAAGGATTAAAGTTACACTAGGTATTACTAGACTTATATTATAGACAGTGAGTGCTTGGCACAAATCTGCTTTTGCAACAAgttggtaaaaacatttaaaaaaaataaaatctttctgcgcttttacttattattattttttaccttttcttccTCAGGTCGTCTTTACGCAGTGATGCCAGTCACTTTCTCCGAAAAGYACCCATCCACCCGCTGGAATGCCTGCATCAACTCAAGCACCCTGAACCTCCAGGAACTCTCCGTCACCGTCTCCTCTCCTGCTTCTGCCCCGGTGGGATGCTACAAATTTCAGCTGTATGTGTTCACACAAGATGGCCGGAAGAGTTTTGTGGTGGGAGATTTCATCCTGCTCTGCAACCCTTGGTGCTCTGGTGAGTTAGAGGTCATTGCATTTAGAGTTTATTTcggtttagttttttctttttgtaaaagaCTGAATATTTATCTGGTGTTGATGTTGCAGTTGGAGAAGGTCAATCAAATCGGAActtgctatttttttatagaCATATCTTTTGGAATAAGTCTTTGAAGGTGGTCTCCAATGAGCCATTAGCTTTTATGTTATTATTGAATCAGAGtgctaattaaaaatatatattagctttttgaaatgaataacatttgtaatttcaaagaaaagcaaagatcATTATGAGTCTTAAAAGCTTACTCATTTATtctcaataaaaaacatgcCTTAATAAACCAAATTGACTTTTAGACTTTTAGTGTGTcctaatataatttttatccAATCTATTAAGCATAGAGATGTATCCTTTGTTAAACACATCGCAATCATTTAGTATTCTGACTCATTCCCctgataaaaatatgaatactaatagcttttcaaaatgttaatatacATAACTGCAGTTACTTGCTTGTTTTTCTAGTGTTACATACAACTTATTTTCACAACACATACATTTTGGTGCAACATTTAGTTAGTATTCTGCCCGGTACACTTTTCAAAACATACATGTTTACTTTATTATCATTTGGACAAATGTTCAGCACCAGAAGTCAGACCTAATAGGGCCAGACGTACCCTTCCAGCTGAGCTATTAGATATTGCAGTGCTCtaatgaaaagttttctgtttttcagaggATGCCGTTTATATACCATTTGAGGACCAGAGGGAGGAATATGTCCTGAGTGACTCTGGATTGCTCTTTATGGGGACTGCGAACAACCTTGTCTCAAGACCCTGGTCCTTTGATCTGGTATGAAAGCTATTCCCACCTAACAGAACATATTTATAACAGATTTTGGGCTAACTCAGAACTGGAATGCCTTTCACTGGAGCTTGTGTTAACAAGCTGCAACATTCAGGAGCCtataaagtataatttttttaatgcttttccctccctccctccctccctccctccccttctCTGCACAGTATGAGCCTGGGGTTTTGGAAGCGTGTCTGGATCTGCTCAAAGTCAGCCCCCAGCatcaaaaaaacagaaagaaggacTGCATGAACAGATCCAACCCTGTCTACATCAGCCGCGTTGTTTCTGCCATGGTGAGTGTAAACAGACCTCAGAAACAACATGccaaaaagtataaaacaagaacaaatcCCATCYAAACAGTGTTCMTTCCCACATCTCTGAGGGCATAATTTGCATAATAAAACCAGGTGTGTGCAGGAGATATTGGGCTTCTTGTAAAGAGTCACATATCTTGGCAAAATCTCAGCTCAAAAGCGTCATAAGACACAGCACACTGTAATTATGGCTTTCTCTCAGGGTAGTCATTAAGMRGCCACTGTCAGTCAGATTATCTTAGAACATTCTGCACATGTCATTTCCACATTTGCTCATCACTTTCAGGGGTTGGCAATAAAAATTGTCTTGTGTTTTGACTTTAGATTAACTCTGAGGATGATCGCGGTGTGCTGAAAGGGAATTGGACTGGCGACTTCAAACAGGGTGTCAGTCCCTCAAAGTGGACAGGAAGTGGGGACATCTTGAGACTGTGGGTCAAGTCTGGTTACAGCCCAGTCAAGTATGGACAGTGCTGGGTGTTTGCAGCAGTCATGTGCACAGGTAATTAAAcccagttgaaaaaaaaaaaaaggaccttCACATATACTGTCTTTGGACAagaatgttaaaatatttttgcctgtCTGTAAACGTTTATGCTTTTATTACATCTTTCAGTCATGAGAGTTCTCGGCATTCCTTCCCGTGTCGTCACAAACTTCAACTCCGCTCACGACACCAACGCCAACCTGGTGATTGAAGAGTACTACAGCGAAACAGGACAGAAGCTGAACCGAAGCAATGACAGCATATGGTCAGTTGTGATCAACATCTGGATATGTGTAAGAGTCCTTGCTTatctttctatatttttttaattaaccacCAAATTGTCGGACTGTTTGAATAGGAACTTTCATGTGTGGGTGGAGTGCTGGATGAGGCGCAGTGATCTTGGGCCAGAGATGGATGGCTGGCAGGTTCTTGACCCAACCCCACAGGAGAGGAGTGGAGGTGTGTGAGAAGTTTTGCTTcgtattcattttatttattcatttctttttctgtgttaagGCTTTTTGAA
Coding sequences within:
- the LOC103464829 gene encoding peroxisomal membrane protein 4-like; this encodes MSRNLYLCPLSVSRVRLKVMAGPDLIRTVLYTINNLLQQEKYKAALAVVKGFRNGAVYGAKIRAPHALVMTFLFRSGSLKDKLRAILKATYTHSRNLACFVFTYKGLQALQQKIQGKSLQSHSFLAACVGGWLVFGDNNNINSQINMYLLSRILFALSRLAVEKGVIPAPKQDPFPLFATLVWGIVLWLFEYYPHTLQPSLQSSMNYLYHDSNVWHDISDFLVYNKPRIAGS
- the LOC103464830 gene encoding protein-glutamine gamma-glutamyltransferase 2-like — encoded protein: MEDLGIQHVNLELSENQQRHRTHGFRNSKELVVRRGAPFNISIKLKGRPFNPQTDSLRIKVTLGRLYAVMPVTFSEKXPSTRWNACINSSTLNLQELSVTVSSPASAPVGCYKFQLYVFTQDGRKSFVVGDFILLCNPWCSEDAVYIPFEDQREEYVLSDSGLLFMGTANNLVSRPWSFDLYEPGVLEACLDLLKVSPQHQKNRKKDCMNRSNPVYISRVVSAMINSEDDRGVLKGNWTGDFKQGVSPSKWTGSGDILRLWVKSGYSPVKYGQCWVFAAVMCTVMRVLGIPSRVVTNFNSAHDTNANLVIEEYYSETGQKLNRSNDSIWNFHVWVECWMRRSDLGPEMDGWQVLDPTPQERSGGVFCCGPAPVKGIRNRRTDLIYDIPFVYAEVNADVHTIILSSNDQVVGFSKDTEKIGSLICTKAIGYPRVQNITGDYKWIKSPTSTLSSRSSTISDDSTLSRATASKGVIVFLTLAKHPVAGEPIVCLVKIMNKQKIPKMMKVHLNAQAKEYNHSPSETFWEKHGVIQLAPLEGK